The following proteins come from a genomic window of Streptomyces sp. GS7:
- a CDS encoding esterase/lipase family protein: MGALPVLTAPLLLRSMLVELAILAGHLLLYPTGIAREGPLPPAGGRSAPDAAAPDAPALLPTEGRAHPPVLLLHGFIDNRSVFVLLRRSLHRHGWRHVEALNYSPLTCDLRKAAELLSRHVDEVCARTGHRRVDIVGHSLGGLIARYYVQCLGGDTRVRTLITLGTPHSGTRIAPLMSAHPIVRQMRPDSDVIAELARPAPHCRTRFVAFWSEADQVMVPAETARIDHPDLRADNVRVAGVGHLALPVNGTVAAGIRNSLTSAETAQTAGAAVSVA, encoded by the coding sequence ATGGGGGCCCTGCCTGTTCTCACCGCACCGCTTCTCCTCCGCAGCATGCTCGTGGAGCTGGCGATCCTGGCCGGCCATCTCCTGCTCTACCCGACCGGCATCGCCCGGGAAGGGCCCCTCCCCCCGGCGGGGGGACGGTCCGCGCCGGACGCCGCCGCTCCCGACGCCCCCGCCCTCCTCCCCACCGAGGGCCGCGCCCATCCGCCCGTCCTCCTGCTCCACGGTTTCATCGACAACCGCTCGGTCTTCGTGCTGCTGCGGCGCTCCCTCCACCGCCACGGCTGGCGCCATGTCGAGGCGCTCAACTACTCCCCGCTGACCTGCGATCTACGCAAGGCCGCCGAGCTGCTGAGCCGCCATGTGGACGAGGTGTGCGCGCGGACCGGCCACCGGCGGGTGGACATCGTGGGCCACAGCCTCGGCGGCCTGATAGCCCGCTATTACGTGCAGTGCCTCGGCGGCGACACCCGCGTCCGTACGCTGATCACGCTCGGCACACCGCACTCCGGCACCCGTATCGCGCCTCTGATGTCGGCGCATCCCATCGTCCGGCAAATGCGCCCGGATTCCGATGTGATCGCGGAGTTGGCGCGTCCGGCGCCGCATTGCCGAACGCGGTTCGTCGCGTTCTGGAGCGAAGCGGATCAGGTGATGGTGCCGGCGGAGACCGCCAGAATCGATCACCCCGATTTGCGCGCGGACAACGTCCGGGTCGCCGGGGTCGGGCATCTCGCGCTGCCGGTCAACGGCACGGTGGCGGCCGGTATAAGGAATTCCCTGACCTCGGCGGAGACGGCGCAAACGGCCGGCGCGGCCGTTTCGGTGGCCTGA
- a CDS encoding ATP-binding protein, whose product MSENTEATAPGDRSMAGEALRPHAEDTFAHELTALAAVDDRPRPERWRLSPWAVATYLLGGTLADGTVVTPKYVGPRRTIEVAVTTLATDRALLLLGVPGTAKTWVSEHLAAAVSGDSTLLVQGTAGTPEEAIRYGWNYARLLADGPSREALVPSPVMRAMAQGMTARVEELTRIPADVQDTLVTILSEKTLPIPELGQEVQAVRGFNLIATANDRDRGVNELSSALRRRFNTVVLPLPATPDEEVDIVARRVAQIGRSLRLPSAPEGLDEIRRVVTVFRELRDGSTADGRTKLKSPSGTLSTAEAISVVTNGLALAAHFGDGVLRPGDVAAGILGAVVRDPAADRVVWQEYLEAVVRERDGWKDFYRACREVGA is encoded by the coding sequence ATGTCCGAGAACACCGAAGCGACGGCGCCCGGCGATCGGAGCATGGCCGGCGAGGCGCTCCGGCCGCACGCGGAGGACACCTTCGCACACGAGCTGACGGCCCTCGCGGCGGTCGACGACCGGCCGCGCCCGGAGCGCTGGCGGCTCTCGCCGTGGGCGGTCGCGACGTATCTGCTCGGCGGCACGCTCGCGGACGGCACGGTCGTCACGCCGAAGTACGTCGGCCCGCGCCGGACCATCGAGGTCGCGGTGACGACCCTGGCGACGGACCGCGCGCTGCTGCTGCTGGGGGTGCCGGGGACGGCCAAGACCTGGGTGTCGGAGCATCTGGCGGCGGCCGTCAGCGGCGACTCCACCCTGCTGGTGCAGGGCACGGCCGGCACCCCCGAAGAGGCGATCCGCTACGGCTGGAACTACGCCCGACTGCTCGCCGACGGCCCCAGCCGCGAGGCGCTGGTGCCCAGCCCGGTGATGCGCGCCATGGCACAGGGGATGACCGCGCGCGTCGAGGAACTGACCCGCATCCCGGCCGACGTCCAGGACACGCTCGTCACCATCCTGTCCGAAAAGACACTGCCGATACCGGAGTTGGGCCAGGAGGTCCAGGCCGTCCGCGGCTTCAACCTGATCGCCACGGCCAATGACCGCGACCGCGGTGTCAACGAACTCTCCAGCGCACTGCGCCGCCGCTTCAACACGGTCGTGCTGCCACTGCCCGCCACACCCGACGAGGAGGTCGACATCGTCGCCCGGCGGGTCGCGCAGATCGGCCGCTCGCTCCGGCTCCCGTCCGCGCCCGAGGGGCTGGACGAGATCCGCCGGGTCGTCACCGTCTTCCGCGAGCTCCGGGACGGCAGCACCGCCGACGGCCGCACCAAGCTCAAGTCGCCCTCCGGGACGCTCTCCACCGCCGAGGCCATCTCGGTGGTGACCAACGGGCTGGCGCTGGCCGCCCACTTCGGGGACGGAGTGCTGCGCCCCGGGGACGTGGCCGCCGGGATCCTGGGCGCGGTCGTCCGCGACCCGGCCGCGGACCGGGTCGTCTGGCAGGAGTATCTGGAGGCCGTGGTGCGTGAGCGCGACGGCTGGAAGGACTTCTACCGCGCCTGCCGCGAGGTGGGCGCATGA
- a CDS encoding VWA domain-containing protein → MTAGTGATTATTATTATTASDTPAPAPPPAPPSSAAERLRRWRLVLGDAGADGTGCEPRGRDAAMDRALESLYGQGRGGGRGGDGGERRTAGLGASAPGVARWLGDIRTYFPSSVVRVMQRDAIDRLGLSALLLEPEMLEAVEADVHLVGTLLSLNSVMPETTRETARAVVRRVVEDLEKRLATRTRATLTGALDRSARISRPRHRDIDWDRTIRANLKNYLPEYGTVVPERLVGYGRASRSVKKDVVLCVDQSGSMAASVVYASVFGAVLASMRAIDTRLVVFDTSVVDLTDQLDDPVEVLFGTQLGGGTDINRALAYCQSRIRRPADTIVVLISDLYEGGIRDEMLKRVAAMQASGVRFVTLLALSDEGAPAYDREHAAALAALGAPAFACTPDLFPEVMAAAIEKRPLPIPDMTEQR, encoded by the coding sequence ATGACCGCAGGCACCGGAGCGACCACAGCGACCACAGCGACCACAGCGACCACGGCGTCGGACACGCCCGCGCCCGCGCCCCCGCCCGCGCCCCCGTCTTCCGCCGCCGAGCGGCTCCGGCGCTGGCGGCTGGTGCTCGGGGACGCGGGGGCGGACGGCACGGGATGTGAACCGCGGGGGCGGGACGCCGCGATGGACCGGGCGCTGGAGTCGCTCTACGGGCAGGGCCGGGGCGGCGGGCGGGGCGGCGACGGCGGCGAGCGGCGTACGGCCGGGCTCGGGGCCTCGGCTCCCGGGGTGGCGCGCTGGCTCGGCGACATCCGGACGTACTTCCCGTCCTCGGTGGTGCGGGTGATGCAGCGGGACGCCATCGACCGGCTGGGGCTGTCCGCGCTGCTGCTGGAGCCGGAGATGCTGGAGGCCGTGGAGGCCGACGTCCATCTGGTGGGCACGCTGCTGTCGTTGAACAGCGTGATGCCGGAGACGACCAGGGAGACCGCGCGGGCCGTCGTCCGCAGGGTCGTCGAGGACCTGGAGAAGCGGCTGGCCACCCGCACCCGGGCCACGCTCACCGGGGCGCTGGACCGCTCCGCGCGGATCAGCCGGCCGCGGCACCGCGACATCGACTGGGACCGGACGATCCGGGCCAACCTGAAGAACTACCTCCCGGAGTACGGGACGGTCGTCCCCGAGCGGCTGGTCGGATACGGCCGAGCCTCGCGGTCGGTGAAGAAGGACGTGGTGCTCTGCGTCGACCAGTCCGGGTCGATGGCGGCGTCGGTGGTGTACGCCTCGGTGTTCGGGGCGGTGCTGGCGTCGATGCGGGCTATCGACACCCGGCTGGTGGTCTTCGACACCTCGGTGGTTGATCTGACGGACCAGCTGGACGACCCGGTGGAGGTGCTGTTCGGGACACAGCTGGGCGGCGGTACGGACATCAACCGGGCGCTGGCCTACTGCCAGTCGAGGATCAGGCGCCCCGCGGACACCATCGTGGTTCTGATCAGCGACCTCTACGAGGGCGGTATCCGGGACGAGATGCTCAAACGGGTCGCGGCGATGCAGGCGTCCGGGGTGCGGTTCGTGACGTTGCTTGCGCTGTCCGACGAGGGGGCGCCCGCCTACGACCGGGAGCATGCCGCGGCGCTGGCGGCCCTGGGGGCACCGGCGTTCGCTTGCACACCTGATCTGTTTCCGGAAGTGATGGCGGCGGCAATCGAAAAAAGACCACTTCCCATACCGGACATGACGGAGCAACGGTGA
- a CDS encoding DUF5691 domain-containing protein, with translation MTTPPPPAATTTSATTTAAATTAAATTTTAATPPVPRRPSASAAPWSELVGAAVLGAERRTPPVPVRPGQSAAAALLDAAAISTVRRRAALRPTPAGERPAPAPADPRPPLPPAARRRLALLLADRGGTGAGSRRGTAPDLTELLPQWLAAAVEQGYRAPEALLPALLDTARARTDLRPAALALAGPRALWLARLNDAWKFALRGIGGPAALPGAGDPEAVRRLWEEGLFAERVALLTALRRRDPRAGLELLGTTWATERAEDRLMFLDSLGEGLSAGDEPFLEQALSDRSRNVRGTAAELLSALPGSALAARMAERTLRCVAVDGRATGGPLLTIEPPRACDAGMQRDGITPRPPSGRGERAWWLAQLVEAMPLDSWSGHLGGRGPAEIVALPVAGDRRTELHDAWCRAAVRQRNAGWARALLGAPGTPAQAAAEVAPGGSSRDVTKLLTVLPGDERALWVAGFIAGHGLADAFRMLGVCAVPWAEPLGRAVVDALDIARDAGSYPWSFSGVMGLAERCLDPGAADRLDMLTALTDEPEGASPGSGCYWSEAFQRLVGTLRLRATMHAELAGAGS, from the coding sequence ATGACGACCCCACCGCCCCCCGCGGCTACGACCACCTCGGCAACGACTACTGCGGCTGCGACTACTGCGGCTGCGACCACCACCACCGCTGCCACGCCCCCTGTCCCCCGGCGCCCCTCCGCCTCCGCCGCCCCCTGGTCCGAACTGGTCGGCGCCGCCGTGCTCGGGGCCGAGCGGCGGACGCCGCCGGTACCGGTCCGCCCCGGGCAGAGCGCCGCGGCGGCCCTGCTGGACGCGGCGGCGATCAGCACGGTGCGCCGGCGCGCCGCGCTGCGCCCCACCCCGGCCGGCGAGCGGCCCGCCCCGGCCCCGGCCGACCCGCGGCCACCGCTGCCGCCCGCGGCGCGGCGCAGGCTCGCCCTGCTGCTCGCCGACCGGGGCGGCACCGGCGCCGGGAGCCGCCGCGGTACGGCCCCCGATCTCACCGAACTGCTGCCCCAGTGGCTGGCCGCCGCCGTCGAGCAGGGCTACCGCGCCCCCGAGGCGCTGCTCCCCGCGCTCCTCGACACGGCCAGGGCCCGTACGGACCTGCGGCCCGCCGCGCTCGCCCTGGCGGGCCCGCGCGCCCTGTGGCTGGCGCGGCTCAACGACGCGTGGAAGTTCGCGCTGCGCGGCATCGGCGGCCCGGCCGCACTGCCGGGCGCCGGCGACCCCGAGGCCGTACGGCGCCTCTGGGAGGAGGGCCTGTTCGCCGAACGCGTCGCCCTGCTGACCGCGCTGCGCCGCCGCGACCCGCGGGCGGGCCTGGAGCTGCTCGGCACCACCTGGGCGACCGAGCGCGCCGAGGACCGCCTGATGTTCCTGGACTCCTTGGGCGAGGGCCTGTCGGCGGGCGATGAGCCCTTCCTGGAACAGGCGCTGTCCGACCGCAGCCGCAATGTCCGCGGCACCGCCGCCGAGTTGCTCTCCGCGCTGCCCGGCTCCGCGCTCGCGGCCCGGATGGCGGAGCGCACCCTGCGCTGCGTCGCCGTGGACGGCCGGGCCACCGGCGGGCCCCTGCTCACGATCGAGCCGCCCCGCGCCTGCGACGCCGGGATGCAGCGGGACGGCATCACCCCCAGGCCCCCATCCGGGCGGGGCGAACGCGCCTGGTGGCTGGCCCAGTTGGTGGAGGCGATGCCCCTGGACAGCTGGTCGGGGCACCTCGGGGGCCGCGGTCCGGCGGAGATCGTCGCGCTTCCGGTGGCCGGCGACCGGCGGACCGAGCTGCACGACGCATGGTGCCGCGCCGCGGTGCGCCAGCGGAACGCCGGCTGGGCGCGGGCGCTGCTGGGCGCGCCCGGCACCCCCGCGCAGGCCGCCGCGGAGGTGGCGCCGGGCGGCTCGTCGCGGGATGTGACGAAGCTGCTGACCGTCCTCCCCGGCGACGAACGGGCCCTGTGGGTGGCCGGGTTCATCGCCGGGCACGGCCTCGCGGACGCCTTCCGGATGCTCGGCGTCTGCGCGGTCCCCTGGGCCGAGCCCCTGGGCCGCGCGGTGGTCGACGCACTGGACATCGCCCGTGACGCGGGCAGCTATCCGTGGAGCTTCAGCGGAGTGATGGGGCTGGCGGAGCGCTGCCTGGACCCGGGCGCGGCGGACCGGCTCGACATGCTGACGGCGCTCACGGACGAGCCCGAGGGCGCCTCACCGGGCTCCGGCTGCTACTGGTCCGAGGCGTTCCAGCGCCTGGTCGGCACCCTCCGGCTGCGCGCCACCATGCACGCCGAACTGGCCGGGGCCGGCTCATGA
- a CDS encoding SWIM zinc finger family protein, producing the protein MNPQGERWTTDQVLALAPDEASRTAGGRLAAPGPWSETGADGGAVWGECKGSGGKPYRTVVDVKGPAFRCSCPSRKFPCKHALGLLLLWVGAGGGGHGGGPGAVAAGEPPSWAAEWLAARGERAGRPPDGAAPGGGAPSRAPAAPKAAERRTEPRTERRMRRIAAGATELEQRLEDLLHSGLASTGRTGGASASSGAGSGSGTGAGTWDETAARMVDAQAPGLAARVRELGAISAAGADWPSRLLEECALLHLLDQGFLGIERLPAPLAATVRSRVGLTTEAAGLLTGPDAATVRDRWLVLAQQDGEDGALITRRIFLRGERTGRMALHLSFGGGHRPLDLALPPGLLLDADLAYYPAARPLRAALGERHAPAVPGPVPPGCGIDAALAAYGDALRDDPWLDAWPVVLADVTPIPGRDGEGWQLADADGESALPLDPRCLRRTAVWQLAAISGGAPLTVFGECGHRGFLPLTAWDPAPVPLTS; encoded by the coding sequence ATGAATCCGCAGGGGGAACGCTGGACGACGGATCAGGTGCTCGCACTGGCACCTGACGAGGCATCACGCACGGCGGGCGGCAGGCTCGCGGCGCCGGGCCCGTGGTCGGAGACGGGCGCGGACGGCGGCGCGGTGTGGGGGGAGTGCAAGGGCAGCGGCGGGAAGCCCTACCGGACGGTCGTGGACGTCAAGGGCCCGGCGTTCCGGTGCAGTTGCCCGAGCCGGAAGTTCCCGTGCAAGCACGCACTGGGACTGCTGCTGCTCTGGGTCGGGGCGGGCGGCGGGGGGCACGGCGGGGGGCCGGGAGCGGTGGCGGCCGGGGAGCCGCCCTCGTGGGCGGCCGAGTGGCTGGCCGCGCGCGGCGAGCGCGCCGGACGCCCGCCGGACGGCGCGGCGCCCGGTGGCGGCGCCCCGTCCCGCGCGCCCGCGGCGCCGAAGGCCGCCGAGCGCCGGACGGAGCCCCGGACGGAGCGCCGGATGCGGCGTATCGCCGCCGGGGCAACGGAACTTGAGCAGCGTCTGGAGGACCTGCTGCACTCCGGCCTGGCCTCGACGGGCCGCACCGGCGGCGCCTCCGCCTCGTCGGGAGCCGGGTCCGGGTCCGGGACCGGCGCGGGCACCTGGGACGAGACCGCCGCCCGGATGGTCGACGCGCAGGCCCCTGGACTGGCCGCGCGGGTGCGTGAGTTGGGCGCGATCAGCGCCGCCGGCGCCGACTGGCCGTCCCGTCTCCTGGAGGAGTGCGCCCTGCTGCACCTCCTCGACCAGGGGTTCCTCGGCATCGAGCGGCTGCCGGCCCCCCTCGCTGCGACCGTCCGCTCCCGCGTCGGACTGACCACGGAGGCCGCCGGCCTGCTGACCGGCCCGGATGCCGCGACGGTCCGGGACCGCTGGCTGGTCCTCGCCCAACAGGACGGCGAGGACGGCGCGTTGATTACCCGACGGATCTTCCTGCGCGGAGAGCGGACCGGCCGGATGGCGCTGCATCTCTCCTTCGGGGGCGGCCACCGCCCCCTGGACCTGGCCCTGCCCCCCGGTCTGCTGCTGGACGCGGACCTCGCGTACTACCCGGCCGCCCGCCCGCTGCGCGCCGCCCTGGGCGAACGGCACGCCCCCGCGGTGCCCGGCCCGGTCCCGCCCGGCTGCGGTATCGACGCCGCCCTGGCCGCGTACGGCGACGCGCTGCGCGACGACCCCTGGCTGGACGCCTGGCCGGTGGTGCTCGCCGACGTCACGCCCATACCGGGCCGGGACGGCGAGGGGTGGCAACTGGCCGACGCCGACGGCGAGTCGGCGCTGCCGCTCGACCCGCGCTGCCTGCGCCGTACGGCCGTCTGGCAGCTGGCGGCGATATCGGGCGGTGCCCCGCTCACGGTCTTCGGCGAATGCGGCCACCGCGGCTTCCTGCCCCTGACGGCGTGGGACCCCGCGCCGGTGCCGCTGACCTCCTGA
- a CDS encoding cobalamin B12-binding domain-containing protein produces MSVARQDGAQTGSQGAAGRSGPIRVVVAKPGLDGHDRGAKVIARALRDAGMEVIYTGLHQTPEQIVDTAIQEDADAIGLSILSGAHNTLFAKVISLLQERDAADIKVFGGGIIPEDDIAPLKAQGVAEIFTPGATTASIVEWVNANVRPLAV; encoded by the coding sequence ATGAGTGTGGCGCGGCAAGACGGGGCGCAGACGGGGAGCCAGGGCGCGGCGGGCCGGTCCGGGCCGATCCGGGTCGTTGTCGCCAAGCCGGGGCTCGACGGGCACGACCGGGGAGCCAAGGTCATCGCGCGGGCGCTGCGGGACGCCGGTATGGAGGTGATCTACACCGGGCTGCACCAGACGCCGGAGCAGATCGTCGACACCGCCATCCAGGAGGACGCCGACGCGATCGGGCTGTCCATCCTCTCCGGCGCGCACAACACCCTCTTCGCGAAGGTGATCTCCCTCCTCCAGGAGCGCGACGCGGCGGACATCAAGGTCTTCGGCGGCGGCATCATCCCCGAGGACGACATCGCCCCGCTCAAGGCGCAGGGCGTCGCGGAGATCTTCACGCCGGGGGCGACGACCGCCTCGATCGTGGAGTGGGTCAACGCGAACGTGCGCCCGCTGGCCGTGTGA
- a CDS encoding DUF5682 family protein has translation MTGGSAAGPVLLGVRHHGPGSARAVRAALEQCAPGAVLIEGPPEADDLVPLAARDDMRPPVALLAHVVDDPGRAAFWPLAEFSPEWVALRWALARGVPVRFIDLPAAHSLAMAAEPEAEPSAEPGTESGAGPEAAAAPAARVDPLAVLAETAGYDDPERWWEDVVEHRGAWGSPGAWESSRVWGSPRVSEAECGGGAERGGEAERGGGSGTDALAPFAALAEAMAALRAAYGDGGHPRDPVREAHMRLRLRAARREFGDRVAVVCGAWHVPALTRRTTVAADRQLLKGLPKEKTALTWVPWTHRRLARRSGYGAGIASPGWYGHLFGAPDRPVERWLTKVARLLREEDYPVSSAHVIEAVRLAEGLAAVRGRPLAGLAELDDAVRAVMGGGSDAPSALIHDRLVVGEVLGEVPEDAPAVPLQRDIARSRRALRLKPEAVARELELDLRTDTDAGRSRLLHRLRMLGVPWGEPVRSRAGKGTFRETWRLCWEPELTVRVAEAGIWGTTVLAAATAKAAADAAGAVALAEVTALAERCLLAGLPDALPVVMRVLADRAALDADVGHLAQALPALVRSVRYGDVRSTDGAALREVAHGLAERIFVGLPPACAGLDADGAVEMRGHLDATQQSVGLLGQVAGAAGEPPAPLRQRWAGALRTVSERDAVPGLIRGRATRLLLDDRRLGDGGAERLMAAALSPGTPPADAAGWIEGFVGGADGGMLLVHDERLLALVDGWLTSVPAAGFTDVLPLLRRTFAEYEAGARRTLGELVRRGPSPTLGSARWGGTPIAARHPAGDSTAAAAPGFGPGLDRDRAAAVLPTLRLLLGTDRDGGGSGDLDGDGSGYVGDGSAGNADTDAIKAGDIDTNGRNADTLTEAGK, from the coding sequence ATGACCGGCGGGAGCGCGGCGGGGCCGGTGCTGCTCGGGGTGCGGCACCACGGCCCCGGTTCGGCGCGGGCGGTGCGGGCCGCCCTGGAGCAGTGCGCGCCCGGCGCGGTACTGATCGAGGGCCCACCGGAGGCGGACGACCTGGTCCCGCTGGCCGCGCGGGACGACATGCGGCCCCCCGTGGCCCTGCTCGCCCACGTGGTCGACGACCCCGGCCGCGCGGCGTTCTGGCCGCTGGCCGAGTTCTCCCCGGAGTGGGTGGCGCTGCGCTGGGCGCTGGCGCGCGGCGTTCCGGTGCGCTTCATCGATCTCCCGGCGGCACACTCACTGGCGATGGCGGCAGAACCGGAAGCAGAACCGTCGGCAGAGCCGGGAACGGAGTCGGGGGCGGGGCCGGAGGCGGCGGCAGCGCCCGCGGCACGGGTCGACCCCCTCGCCGTGCTCGCCGAGACGGCCGGCTACGACGATCCCGAGCGCTGGTGGGAGGACGTCGTCGAGCACCGGGGGGCATGGGGGTCCCCCGGCGCATGGGAGTCCTCCCGGGTATGGGGGTCCCCCCGCGTGAGCGAAGCCGAGTGTGGGGGAGGAGCCGAGCGTGGGGGAGAAGCCGAGCGTGGGGGAGGGTCGGGCACGGATGCGCTGGCTCCGTTCGCCGCGCTCGCCGAGGCGATGGCGGCGCTGCGCGCGGCCTACGGGGACGGTGGGCATCCGCGCGACCCGGTGCGCGAGGCCCATATGCGGCTCCGACTGCGGGCCGCGCGCCGGGAGTTCGGGGACCGCGTCGCCGTGGTCTGCGGGGCCTGGCACGTGCCCGCGCTGACCCGGCGCACCACCGTGGCCGCCGACCGGCAGCTGCTCAAGGGCCTGCCGAAGGAGAAGACGGCGCTCACCTGGGTGCCCTGGACGCACCGGCGGCTGGCCCGGCGCAGCGGATACGGCGCCGGAATCGCCTCCCCCGGCTGGTACGGCCATCTCTTCGGCGCTCCCGACCGCCCCGTGGAGCGCTGGCTGACCAAGGTCGCCCGGCTGCTCCGCGAGGAGGACTACCCGGTGTCGTCGGCGCATGTCATCGAGGCGGTGCGGCTCGCCGAAGGGCTGGCCGCGGTGCGCGGGCGGCCGCTGGCCGGGCTCGCGGAGCTGGATGACGCGGTCCGGGCCGTCATGGGCGGGGGCTCCGACGCCCCGTCCGCGCTGATCCACGACCGGCTGGTGGTCGGCGAGGTGCTGGGCGAGGTGCCCGAGGACGCCCCCGCCGTCCCGTTGCAGCGCGATATCGCCCGCAGCCGGCGGGCGTTGCGGCTCAAGCCCGAAGCGGTGGCGCGGGAGCTGGAGCTGGATCTGCGCACGGACACCGACGCGGGTCGCAGCCGGCTGCTGCATCGGCTGCGGATGCTCGGCGTCCCCTGGGGCGAGCCCGTCCGCTCCCGGGCCGGGAAGGGCACCTTCCGGGAGACCTGGCGGCTGTGCTGGGAGCCGGAGTTGACGGTCCGGGTCGCCGAGGCCGGTATCTGGGGCACGACCGTGCTCGCGGCGGCCACCGCCAAGGCGGCGGCGGACGCCGCGGGGGCGGTGGCCCTCGCCGAGGTGACCGCGCTCGCCGAGCGCTGTCTGCTCGCCGGGCTCCCCGACGCGCTGCCGGTGGTGATGCGGGTGCTCGCGGACCGCGCCGCGCTGGACGCGGACGTCGGCCATCTCGCCCAGGCGCTGCCCGCGCTCGTCCGGTCGGTGCGGTACGGGGACGTCCGGAGCACCGATGGCGCGGCGCTCCGCGAGGTCGCGCACGGGCTGGCCGAACGGATCTTCGTCGGGCTGCCGCCGGCCTGCGCCGGGCTGGACGCGGACGGCGCGGTGGAGATGCGGGGCCATCTCGACGCCACCCAGCAGTCCGTCGGCCTCCTCGGCCAGGTGGCCGGGGCGGCCGGCGAGCCCCCGGCGCCGCTGCGGCAGCGCTGGGCCGGCGCGTTGCGCACGGTGAGCGAACGCGACGCCGTACCGGGTCTGATCCGCGGCCGGGCCACCCGACTCCTGCTCGACGACAGGCGGTTGGGTGACGGCGGGGCGGAGCGGCTGATGGCGGCGGCGCTCTCGCCGGGCACCCCGCCCGCCGACGCCGCGGGCTGGATCGAGGGCTTCGTCGGCGGCGCGGACGGTGGGATGCTGCTGGTGCACGACGAACGGCTGCTGGCCCTGGTGGACGGCTGGCTGACGAGCGTGCCGGCAGCCGGGTTCACGGACGTGCTGCCGCTGCTGCGCCGGACGTTCGCGGAGTACGAGGCCGGTGCGCGGCGCACCCTCGGCGAGCTGGTCCGCCGCGGCCCCTCCCCCACTCTCGGCTCTGCTCGATGGGGAGGTACCCCCATCGCCGCCCGGCATCCGGCGGGCGACTCCACGGCCGCGGCGGCGCCCGGCTTCGGCCCCGGCCTGGACCGCGACCGCGCCGCCGCCGTACTGCCCACGCTGCGGCTCCTCCTGGGGACGGACCGGGACGGGGGCGGGAGCGGGGACTTGGACGGGGACGGCAGCGGCTACGTCGGCGACGGCAGTGCCGGCAATGCCGACACCGACGCCATAAAGGCCGGCGACATCGACACCAACGGCCGCAACGCCGACACTCTTACGGAGGCGGGGAAATGA